One window from the genome of Mucilaginibacter ginsenosidivorans encodes:
- a CDS encoding superoxide dismutase, with the protein MAFTLPALAYATDALEPHIDKMTMEIHHGKHHQAYVTNLNKALEGKPEADSNIEDIIKNISKFPMGVRNNGGGHYNHTMFWTLLSPSGGGEPSGKLAEAITGTFGSFADFKTKMSEAGATRFGSGWAWLIVTADKKLAVTSTPNQDNPLMDIAEVKGTPILGIDVWEHAYYLKYQNRRPDYLAAIWNVINWNHVAELYAKATA; encoded by the coding sequence ATGGCATTTACACTACCTGCATTGGCCTACGCTACCGATGCTCTGGAACCTCACATCGACAAAATGACGATGGAGATTCACCACGGAAAACACCACCAGGCTTACGTTACCAATTTAAACAAGGCGCTCGAAGGTAAACCTGAGGCGGACAGCAATATCGAAGATATTATCAAAAATATTTCGAAGTTCCCTATGGGGGTGCGTAATAATGGCGGCGGACACTATAACCACACCATGTTCTGGACCCTGCTTTCGCCAAGCGGCGGCGGAGAGCCATCCGGCAAACTTGCTGAAGCAATAACCGGTACTTTCGGTTCATTTGCCGACTTTAAAACAAAGATGTCTGAAGCAGGCGCAACCCGTTTCGGATCCGGCTGGGCATGGCTGATCGTTACTGCTGATAAAAAATTAGCGGTTACTTCGACCCCTAACCAGGACAACCCTTTGATGGATATTGCCGAAGTAAAAGGTACGCCTATTTTAGGTATCGACGTGTGGGAACATGCTTACTACCTGAAATACCAGAACCGCCGCCCGGATTACCTGGCCGCTATCTGGAACGTGATCAACTGGAACCATGTTGCCGAGCTATATGCAAAAGCAACAGCTTAA
- a CDS encoding tRNA-binding protein, whose protein sequence is METITWHDFEKVELRAGTILEVADFPEANKPAYKVKADFGPFGIKWSSAQITKHYTKEELIGRQIVGVINFPKKQIATFMSEFLITGFADDNGDIVLTSVEQKVPNGSKLM, encoded by the coding sequence ATGGAAACTATTACCTGGCATGATTTTGAGAAGGTCGAACTTCGCGCCGGCACCATACTCGAAGTAGCTGATTTTCCCGAAGCAAATAAGCCGGCTTATAAAGTGAAGGCCGACTTTGGGCCATTTGGCATCAAATGGTCGAGTGCACAGATAACGAAACACTACACGAAAGAAGAGCTGATTGGCCGGCAGATCGTCGGGGTCATCAATTTTCCAAAAAAGCAGATCGCCACTTTTATGTCGGAGTTTCTGATCACCGGTTTTGCCGATGATAATGGCGATATTGTGCTGACGTCTGTAGAACAAAAGGTGCCGAACGGCAGTAAATTAATGTAA
- a CDS encoding response regulator transcription factor — protein MKPINLAIADDHKIFRNGLKATLEDCADFNLVIEASNGKELIGQLATRTPDVILMDIKMPEMDGMQTTAHIHQNFKDIKVLALSMHNEDKYIVDMMKAGASGYLLKNAEPEEIIEAISTVYNKGFYFNEHLSVTLIKQLVGPGQADAGQQSIELNDREIEVLKLVCQEYSNQEIADKIFLSVRTVEGYRARLFEKTGSKNLVGLVIFAIKRGIISV, from the coding sequence ATGAAGCCGATAAATCTTGCAATAGCCGACGATCACAAAATTTTCAGGAATGGTTTAAAAGCCACCCTGGAGGACTGCGCCGATTTTAATTTGGTCATAGAAGCATCAAACGGGAAGGAACTGATAGGACAGCTTGCTACCCGTACCCCCGATGTGATATTGATGGACATTAAAATGCCCGAAATGGACGGCATGCAAACTACCGCTCACATTCACCAGAATTTTAAGGATATCAAAGTACTGGCCTTATCCATGCATAACGAGGACAAGTATATAGTTGACATGATGAAGGCCGGCGCATCGGGTTATTTGTTGAAGAATGCAGAGCCCGAGGAGATCATCGAAGCAATTTCTACGGTTTATAATAAAGGATTCTACTTTAACGAGCACCTTTCTGTAACGCTGATCAAACAACTGGTGGGGCCGGGCCAGGCCGACGCTGGGCAGCAAAGTATCGAACTGAACGACAGGGAAATAGAAGTGCTGAAATTGGTTTGCCAGGAATATTCCAACCAGGAAATTGCCGATAAGATATTCCTTAGCGTGCGTACGGTAGAGGGTTACAGGGCGCGGTTATTTGAAAAAACAGGCTCAAAAAACCTTGTTGGCCTGGTTATATTTGCCATTAAACGCGGCATCATAAGCGTTTAA
- a CDS encoding ferredoxin--NADP reductase, translated as MLQLRIEAIKWELPDAATFFLKETSGKRVTYQAGQFLTLVFTHRDVEIRRSYSLSSSPEDTLLAITVKRQTNGEISRFMLTKLKVGNILNAVEPAGRFTVNDYRSEKDIFFFAGGSGITPVFSQIKHIMRHPGNSKLILVYSSATGSVLFKDELDHLAEDHPERLQIHYFISSKGKRLNNLLVEQLVKQNSYFNIDKAEFYICGPFTFMRMVRLTLLYTGIDPNSIRKENFVIETVPVAGNLVNYPPGNVKIHFKGEIHDIAVGENQSILQAALQNKLAIPYSCRVGACSACSAICKSGKVLMSANEVLTDEDIARGWVLTCTGHPVGDDVVIVYTGPPETC; from the coding sequence ATGCTTCAGCTGCGAATTGAGGCTATTAAATGGGAATTACCCGATGCTGCGACATTCTTTTTAAAGGAGACTTCCGGTAAGAGAGTTACATACCAGGCGGGCCAGTTTTTAACCCTGGTGTTTACCCATCGGGATGTGGAGATACGGCGGTCGTATTCACTAAGCTCGTCTCCTGAAGATACTCTGCTTGCCATCACGGTGAAGCGTCAAACCAACGGCGAGATATCTCGGTTTATGCTGACTAAACTGAAGGTTGGCAACATTTTGAATGCAGTTGAACCTGCGGGACGTTTTACCGTAAATGACTACCGGTCTGAAAAAGACATCTTCTTTTTTGCAGGAGGAAGCGGTATCACGCCGGTTTTCTCGCAGATCAAACACATCATGCGGCATCCGGGCAACAGTAAGCTTATACTCGTTTACAGCAGTGCAACCGGCTCGGTTTTATTTAAGGATGAATTGGATCATCTTGCCGAAGATCATCCGGAAAGGTTACAAATCCATTATTTTATCAGCAGCAAAGGCAAAAGGCTAAACAATTTACTGGTTGAACAATTAGTAAAGCAAAACAGCTATTTCAATATTGATAAGGCAGAGTTTTATATCTGCGGCCCCTTCACCTTTATGCGTATGGTACGGCTGACGTTACTGTATACCGGCATCGATCCGAACAGTATCCGCAAGGAGAACTTTGTGATCGAAACGGTGCCTGTTGCCGGCAACTTGGTTAATTACCCGCCGGGCAATGTTAAAATACATTTCAAAGGCGAAATTCATGATATAGCCGTGGGCGAAAATCAATCGATATTACAGGCGGCACTTCAGAACAAACTAGCCATTCCATATAGCTGCCGTGTGGGCGCCTGCTCGGCATGTTCGGCCATCTGTAAAAGCGGTAAGGTGCTGATGTCGGCTAATGAGGTGCTGACAGACGAGGATATAGCAAGGGGCTGGGTGTTGACCTGTACCGGCCACCCGGTAGGCGATGATGTGGTGATAGTCTATACCGGGCCGCCAGAAACCTGTTAA
- a CDS encoding nucleoside deaminase codes for MRYYTFGDEPAISPDDFFMTEALKEAKLALEEDEIPIGAVVVCKGKIIGRGHNLTERLNDVSAHAEMQALTAAANFLGGKYLKDCTLYVTLEPCVMCAGASYWFQLQKIVFGAYDTRMGFGRLNQKITHPKTLITGGIKENECAELVRSFFRGKRKGK; via the coding sequence ATGCGCTATTATACTTTCGGCGATGAGCCGGCCATATCACCCGATGATTTCTTCATGACCGAGGCGCTGAAGGAAGCCAAACTTGCCCTGGAAGAGGATGAGATACCGATAGGTGCCGTTGTGGTTTGCAAAGGAAAGATCATAGGCCGGGGCCATAACCTTACCGAACGGTTGAACGATGTATCCGCACATGCCGAAATGCAGGCTTTGACAGCTGCGGCTAATTTCCTTGGCGGCAAATACCTGAAAGACTGCACGCTTTATGTTACCCTTGAACCCTGCGTAATGTGCGCCGGCGCCTCGTACTGGTTCCAGCTGCAGAAGATCGTTTTCGGGGCTTATGATACGCGGATGGGTTTTGGCCGGCTTAACCAAAAGATCACACATCCCAAAACCCTTATCACCGGCGGGATAAAGGAAAATGAATGCGCAGAATTAGTGCGGAGTTTTTTCAGGGGTAAGCGGAAGGGCAAATAG
- a CDS encoding zinc-binding dehydrogenase, which produces MKAIVLEAADKPLVLKEVEKPAMGADEVLVQIKAAALNRRDYWITIGKYAGIKYPSILGSDGAGIVSEVGDNANKQWLNKEVIINPCHNWGPNAGYQNRDFSILGLPENGTLAEYVKVKAEYLYLKPAHLSWEQAAALPLAGLTTFRALFTKGKAKKGDKVLITGVGGGTGTFTLQWAVAAGCRVFVTSGSGDKIEMAKQMGASAGVNYKAQDWAEQLKLMAGGFDVIIDSALGDGFDKLLDLANPGCRIVFFGGTAGNIPPLNGRKIFWKQLQILGTTMGSPDDFKAMVDFVNEHQIVPVVDEVFLLADADKAVRKMEHSTQFGKIVLKTWS; this is translated from the coding sequence ATGAAAGCCATCGTATTAGAAGCCGCAGATAAGCCGCTGGTATTAAAAGAAGTTGAAAAGCCTGCCATGGGCGCTGATGAAGTTTTGGTGCAGATCAAAGCCGCGGCGCTTAACCGGCGGGATTACTGGATAACTATAGGTAAATACGCTGGAATAAAGTATCCGTCGATATTAGGCTCGGACGGGGCAGGTATCGTATCAGAAGTTGGGGACAATGCCAATAAGCAATGGCTTAATAAAGAAGTGATCATTAATCCTTGCCATAACTGGGGCCCCAATGCCGGATACCAGAACCGGGATTTTAGCATATTGGGTTTGCCGGAAAATGGCACCCTGGCCGAATATGTAAAAGTTAAAGCCGAATACCTTTACCTGAAACCGGCGCACCTGAGCTGGGAACAGGCTGCGGCACTACCCCTTGCCGGCTTGACGACGTTCCGCGCTTTATTTACGAAAGGTAAAGCAAAAAAGGGCGATAAGGTACTTATAACCGGGGTAGGTGGCGGTACCGGTACATTCACGCTGCAATGGGCTGTTGCGGCCGGGTGCCGGGTGTTTGTAACATCCGGCTCGGGTGATAAAATTGAAATGGCGAAGCAAATGGGTGCTTCTGCAGGCGTAAATTACAAAGCGCAGGATTGGGCCGAACAATTAAAGCTGATGGCGGGTGGGTTTGACGTGATCATAGACAGCGCGCTGGGCGATGGTTTCGATAAATTGCTCGATCTGGCCAACCCCGGCTGCCGTATCGTTTTCTTTGGTGGAACGGCCGGGAACATCCCTCCGTTGAACGGGCGCAAGATATTCTGGAAGCAACTACAGATATTGGGGACTACCATGGGTTCGCCGGATGATTTTAAGGCGATGGTAGATTTTGTGAACGAACATCAAATAGTCCCGGTCGTGGATGAGGTGTTCCTATTGGCCGATGCTGATAAGGCAGTCCGGAAAATGGAGCACTCGACCCAGTTCGGCAAGATCGTGCTTAAAACCTGGTCGTGA